A stretch of DNA from Telopea speciosissima isolate NSW1024214 ecotype Mountain lineage chromosome 5, Tspe_v1, whole genome shotgun sequence:
AGTTAAAATTGTAACTTCAATTAACAGAAAGGGAAATCATGTGACAAAGACGATGAGAAGCCAAAAGGAAAACCCAAACAATGAGTAACCAAAAAGCAGGGTTTCTCAACCAAAACCCTCActacagaaaagaaaaagcacTCTTAACCTATGCTGATATGCTCAATGCTCATTTTAATTACAGGAGTGAAAGAGACGCGGAGGACAAAGCAAATCTCTCGTAGCAAAATTAGTGGAAGAGCCGgctcaaaaaatatttaaaaccccaaaaaaaagaagaaggaactcTCTTTAAAACAAATACAattggaaagaaagaagagtcCAGTTCCTACAAAGGAAACAAACCTGGACAAATGAAAGGGGCTCTGCAGGTCCTACAcaggaatgaagaaaaatagCCTTAAACCTTTCCGAAGCTCGTAAGCACCAATGTCGTCCCTAGAGGAAATGGACTACAAATTGTAGTCCTCCATGTTCGAGAAGCCGAGAGAGCGAGTGACACAGCTTTTAACGGGCGTCAATGGCGTGTCTGTGTGTGGTCCTGCGTTTGGGAGAATTGAAGCCTCAAACTGTGTGAGAGACGAGAGTAGTTCTACTCCGATCGAGATCTCAATTTAAAGCCTCTAGAactgttgtgtgtgtgtgtgtgtgtgtgtgcgtgggTGGGTGTGACttgtgagagagatagagagatggGGGGTGTTGCCACTTGCCACCACTGTTGGGGTAGGCTGGGTGTAAAAAATAGACCAATCAATTGAACCGATTGAAACCAAATTGGGATCCCTATTCGTTTCAACCAAGTCCGATCCAAATTGGTCTAGTGACTCTAGTCTCGGTGGAATTCGGCTAGAAGGGTCTTGCATGGTAACATTTCTGTTTTTATATTCTATATGTGGTTATAGCTGTAtgtgtttttgttcttgaaaatGAACCAAACAGTGAGGCTGATTCGGTGCCTCCTTGACAAGTCCTTGCTTCCACCCCTCGAAGCTTCTACCATCTTGGGAGATATCCGCAACCTTTTGCGCTCTCTAGATTcttactctttttcttttactagTAGAAATGTAAATGTATTTGCCCATGCTATTCTCTAAATGGGCCTTGCTCTACACTCACTTAGGTATGTGGTGTCATTCCTATCCAGATGATCTCCTCAGCATTGTATCTCCTTTGTTGCCCCTGGGGCTTAATGAAGTGCCCCCTTTGCGGGATTTTCgggtccaaaaaaaaaaaatcttgaaatgCATTTTAGGTCAATTATGCATTCTAAAATGATAGTTTTCACTGCTTTTATCATTTCAGAATACATACCAAAAATTGCCTACAAGATGTTGAGAAATAAAAAGCTTTATTTTGGAACATctgatccaaaaacaaaaaggagataGAAGAGGGGAATTAGTCTTTAACGAGTACATGATTAATTCGATGGACAAAGCAAtaatttcatgttttaaatGAAACATCAcctccaatgcaacttcaaccaccgCCCCCACTACCACTGTCATCATCgtcactgccaccaccaccgccatcacCACTGCTACCACCACTACTATCATTACCATCACTACCACATCCACCACCCccaaatttttgggtatttaaTGACATTTGTTAAAATTTATGAAAGTTTCAAAAACATAAATTACTGCGCATGACAAatgtgtttttatttgttttctgaTCCATAAATAGAAACTATTATGGTGTTATCAAATGCATTTTTTCCCCATAAATTCGGCCTAGAAACATAAATACAAAAAGTTGTTTATGGAATAGAAACATGATCCAAAAATAGAAATGTTATCATGTAGGGCCGAAACTTCTAAACCTTAATTTTCAAACAGAATAAGTCTGATTCAGATTGGTCCAAATTGAGATCGGCCCAAGCCAATTCTGATTTGCAACAATCCAAATCAGTCGATTCGATCCAGTTTTTCAAACCTTGAAGTCAATCGATcgaattttttattgatttaatatcgattttggtttttaaaacaGTTGAAATTGATGGAATTAatcaatttattaaaaaaaaaacacactcaAAATAGAATGGACGAATAGATTATACAAAGGCAGATTTGGGATGGAGTGATGGGTGATGGAGATTGGAGTCCCACAATTTATTTTATAGATTTTGACAttttgagttgttagttttttttttttcggtaattCTAGAGTTGTTAGTGGAGGGCTCAAAAGCAACGTGGCACGATTtagaaatgtcaaacctacaCCCCCTTGCCATTTTTTGTTTACATAAATGCCCCATCAAACTCCTAACTAACTTGGACTGGATGattaattttctcctttttgttgGGTGGACAATTAATTAACTTTTCGTGGTTCAACCTCAACGGCACAACGCTTACCGCCTATTTCCGATTTCCGAGTTCCGAGTTCCGAGTTCCGAGTTCCGAGTTCCGAGTTAACTAGATTCTACACTCAAAACTCGGCGTGCCCATTTTTAAACACTTAACTCCCCAGGTATGAGGAAACGCCGTAACGTAAAGCCGTAAACCCCGTTTATCATTCTTCTCACACAGAGACGTTAATTCGAATCCAATCCACACTTCCACAGCGATTCGCAGAGGAAACAACCATGGCCACAAGGCTTCTTGCTTTGAAGCTCCGAGAAATCTGCAGTAGTAGCATCAGGGGAAGCCCTACCCGCTTCCCAGCTCTCTCCACGGCAGCCGCAGCGGCGGCCAGGGCAGAACCATCATCGCCTATTCAGCTGGAAGAATATGAGGACACGGAGGAGGGAATCACCATGAAAGGCGTCAAGATCTCCGGAAGACCTCTCTATCTGGATGTGCAAGCCACCTCCCCAGTCGACCCTAGGGTTATGGACGCCATGCTCCCCTTCTACCTCTCTCGCTACGGCAACCCACACTCTCGCACCCATCTCTACGGTTGGGAGTCTGACCTAGCCGTTGAGAAAGCCAGAACCCAGGTCGCCGCCCTAATCAACGCTTCCCCCAAGGAGATTGTCTTCACCTCGGGCGCTACCGAGTCCAACAACATCTCCGTGAAGGGCCTTATGCACTTCTACAAGGACAAGAAGCGCCATGTTATCACCACCCAGACCGAGCACAAGTGCGTTCTCGACTCTTGCCGTCATCTCCAGCAGGAGGGCTTCGAAGTCACCTACCTCCCCGTCGGCTCTGACGGCATCATCGACCTCGACCTCCTTCGCTCCGCTATACGTCCCGATACGGGGCTTGTCTCCGTCATGACCGTCAATAATGAGATCGGTGTCATCCAACCCATGGAGGAAATCGGCCAGATTTGCAAAGAACGCAACGTTCCTTTCCATACTGATGCTGCTCAAGCTCTGGGTAAGATTCCTCTCGATGTGGAGAAGATGAATGTGAGCTTGATGTCGCTGAGCGGTCACAAGATTTACGGACCCAAGGGAGTAGGAGCGCTCTATATCAGGCGGAGGCCGAGAATCAGGGTGGAGCCCCAGATGAACGGCGGTGGCCAAGAGAGAGGGATTCGGAGCGGAACTGTCCCAACCCCATTGGTTGTTGGCATGGGTGCTGCTTGTGAGGTGGCCATGAAGGAGATGGAATATGACGACAAGCGTATCTCTGCTCTGCACAGACGCCTGCTCGAAGGAATCAACTCCAAGCTTGATGGTGTAGTTGTCAATGGAAGCAGCGAGAGGAGATATGCGGGGAATGTAAATCTGTCCTTCGCTTACGTTGAAGGGGAAAGCTTGCTTATGGGCTTGAAGGAAGTTGCCGTTTCTAGTGGCAGTGCCTGCACAAGCGCCAGCTTAGAACCGTCTTATGTTCTGAGGGCTTTGGGAGTGGAGGAGGACATGGCTCACACTTCCATTCGGTATGGGATTGGGAGGTTCACTACGGAGGCTGAGATTGATCGTGCAGTTGAGCTTACTGTGCGGCAGGTGGAGAAGTTAAGGGAGATGAGCCCTCTTTATGAGATGGTCAAGGAAGGGATTGACATTAAGAGTATTCAATGGGCACAGCACTGATCAGTCACCTTCAGATTTTAACAAGAGCGGGATACTGTATCCAACTTGAGAAGAGGGGAGATATGCGACCTGTCTAATGTGAAAAATAAATATAGACAAGAGACCTGCCTGCTGGGGCTGCTATGAGCATTTGAACTTGATGTATTCTATTATTAGGTTTTCCATCAAGCAATCCTTGTATATGCCTCTTAGAACACTCGTTGTAGTAAGTTTTGTTCTCCTAGAAATTTCTATAAGCTTTCTATGAGCATTATGTTTGCTTTTTGTGTGGTTATATTAACATGAACTGAATTGTGCTGACTCTAGGAATTGTTAGTGGTTTGTTTTGCTAAAGTTGTATGGGTATTTTGTTAAGTTTGACAGATATCTTGTAAACAACATCAGGGAAATATATTTCCTGTAAATAACCTTCAGATCAAAAGTGACGGACTGACTGCAAATTCTCTGGTTAGAATAAGTGTTGAATGTGGTAAAATAGATTTTGTGTCAGTTGGATTCTATACTGTACCTTGGAGACCTTAACGGTTGTTCCATCTTTGATTGTTAAAcagtccctttttttttttttgaacaagaAGAAATGATATCATATACTGCTAATTTTATTTGCTTCGAGACATGTCGTCTATCTTGATAATCTTATCAAATTCTCTTGAAAG
This window harbors:
- the LOC122662004 gene encoding cysteine desulfurase, mitochondrial-like, producing MATRLLALKLREICSSSIRGSPTRFPALSTAAAAAARAEPSSPIQLEEYEDTEEGITMKGVKISGRPLYLDVQATSPVDPRVMDAMLPFYLSRYGNPHSRTHLYGWESDLAVEKARTQVAALINASPKEIVFTSGATESNNISVKGLMHFYKDKKRHVITTQTEHKCVLDSCRHLQQEGFEVTYLPVGSDGIIDLDLLRSAIRPDTGLVSVMTVNNEIGVIQPMEEIGQICKERNVPFHTDAAQALGKIPLDVEKMNVSLMSLSGHKIYGPKGVGALYIRRRPRIRVEPQMNGGGQERGIRSGTVPTPLVVGMGAACEVAMKEMEYDDKRISALHRRLLEGINSKLDGVVVNGSSERRYAGNVNLSFAYVEGESLLMGLKEVAVSSGSACTSASLEPSYVLRALGVEEDMAHTSIRYGIGRFTTEAEIDRAVELTVRQVEKLREMSPLYEMVKEGIDIKSIQWAQH